Proteins found in one Candidatus Gorgyraea atricola genomic segment:
- a CDS encoding FprA family A-type flavoprotein, translated as MRLEIKKGIYWVGAIDWDLRNFHGYLTQRGSTYNAYLIIDEKIVLVDTVKHYLFDEMLERIKKIVDPAKIDYIISNHTEMDHSGGLPRMMEIAKNATLVCSPNGAKGLKRHFKKDWDFKVVNSGDSINIGKRNLKFVCVPMVHWPDSMVTYVSEEKLLLSNDAFGQHIASDERFVDELKWDIIKEEAAKYYANIVLPYGQQVQKALEVVGSLDIDMIAPSHGLIWRKKLKNIIDFYKKWSTNTCDKKAVIVYDTMWHSTEKMAHTIENAFKEKGINCTMKSLLTDHISDIMAEVLEAKYICVGSPTLNNGIMPTVSAFLTYMKGLAPKNRVGFAFGSYGWGGQSIGEIEKIFEACKFEQPLKGLKIQYIPDDKELEELKQKIREAL; from the coding sequence ATGAGATTGGAGATTAAAAAAGGCATATATTGGGTCGGGGCGATTGATTGGGATCTAAGGAATTTTCATGGTTATCTCACGCAGCGTGGATCTACCTATAATGCCTATCTCATAATAGATGAAAAGATAGTGCTCGTGGACACTGTTAAACACTATCTTTTTGACGAGATGCTTGAGAGAATTAAGAAGATAGTTGATCCAGCAAAAATAGATTATATTATTTCAAATCACACTGAGATGGATCACTCTGGTGGATTACCAAGGATGATGGAAATAGCAAAAAATGCAACGCTTGTGTGCTCTCCTAATGGCGCAAAGGGGCTAAAAAGGCACTTTAAGAAGGATTGGGATTTTAAGGTAGTTAATTCAGGCGATTCTATTAATATAGGTAAGAGAAATCTGAAATTCGTATGTGTGCCAATGGTGCATTGGCCTGACTCAATGGTGACCTATGTTTCTGAAGAGAAGCTGCTTTTGTCTAATGATGCATTTGGCCAGCATATTGCATCAGATGAGCGTTTTGTCGACGAGCTTAAGTGGGATATTATTAAAGAAGAAGCAGCAAAGTATTATGCAAATATCGTACTTCCATATGGCCAGCAGGTACAAAAGGCATTAGAGGTTGTTGGTTCACTCGATATAGATATGATAGCGCCGAGCCATGGATTGATCTGGCGCAAAAAACTAAAGAATATCATAGATTTTTATAAAAAATGGTCTACTAATACATGCGATAAAAAAGCAGTCATTGTCTATGATACAATGTGGCATAGTACTGAAAAAATGGCGCATACAATCGAAAATGCATTTAAAGAAAAAGGCATAAATTGTACAATGAAAAGCCTTCTTACAGATCATATCTCTGATATAATGGCCGAGGTCTTAGAGGCGAAGTATATATGCGTTGGTTCACCTACTCTGAATAATGGTATAATGCCTACTGTTTCAGCTTTTTTGACTTATATGAAAGGCCTTGCGCCAAAAAATAGGGTTGGCTTTGCCTTTGGCTCATATGGCTGGGGAGGTCAGAGCATTGGCGAGATAGAAAAGATTTTTGAGGCGTGTAAATTCGAGCAGCCTTTAAAGGGTTTGAAGATACAGTACATTCCAGATGATAAAGAATTAGAGGAATTAAAACAAAAGATAAGGGAGGCACTATGA
- a CDS encoding nitrophenyl compound nitroreductase subunit ArsF family protein translates to MDFLKRVIPVFTIALFLFIASFSVMAAEEPDSSPGDHIIAYYFHSSFRCSNCHKIEKYTKESLDKYFVKEFDSGELVYKIINVDEKENSHFIEDYGLYTKSVVLSFIRDGKELEYKNLPKVWEYLDNKDKFYKYIKKEVNGFLSEL, encoded by the coding sequence ATGGATTTCTTAAAACGCGTTATACCTGTTTTTACAATAGCGCTTTTTCTTTTTATAGCATCATTCAGCGTTATGGCTGCAGAAGAGCCTGATTCTTCTCCCGGAGATCACATAATAGCCTATTATTTCCATAGTAGTTTTCGCTGCTCTAACTGCCACAAGATAGAAAAATACACCAAAGAATCCCTTGATAAGTATTTTGTGAAAGAGTTTGACTCAGGAGAACTGGTGTATAAAATTATAAATGTTGATGAAAAAGAAAACTCCCATTTTATCGAGGATTACGGGCTTTACACAAAATCAGTGGTACTTTCTTTCATAAGAGACGGCAAGGAACTGGAGTATAAAAACCTTCCAAAGGTCTGGGAATATCTGGACAATAAAGATAAATTTTATAAATATATCAAAAAAGAAGTAAATGGTTTTTTAAGCGAGCTGTAG
- a CDS encoding sulfide-dependent adenosine diphosphate thiazole synthase codes for MFHPVTEAKISKAIVREFSKWLEDYIISDVIIVGGGPSGLTAAMDLAKDGIKTLVIEANNYLGGGFWLGGYLMNTVTFRSPSDEILDELKIPYKEVEKGLVVADGPNACAKLISAACDAGAKILNMTKFDDAVIRNNKMEGVVINWTAISSLPKQITCVDPISLESKIVIDATGHDAWVCRSLEKRGILKIKECGPMDANTSEDLVVEKTGEIYPGLLVTGMAVSAVYGIPRMGPTFGGMLVSGKKVAQLAKERIVGISKDSLQPVSIN; via the coding sequence ATGTTTCATCCTGTGACTGAAGCGAAGATTAGTAAAGCTATCGTAAGGGAATTTAGCAAATGGCTCGAGGATTATATTATTTCAGATGTAATTATCGTAGGTGGCGGGCCAAGTGGACTTACAGCAGCAATGGATTTGGCAAAAGATGGTATTAAGACTTTAGTTATCGAGGCAAACAATTATCTAGGTGGCGGTTTTTGGCTCGGCGGATATCTTATGAATACAGTGACTTTTCGTAGCCCATCAGATGAGATTCTGGATGAGCTGAAGATACCTTATAAAGAGGTTGAAAAGGGATTGGTTGTAGCTGATGGCCCGAATGCATGCGCAAAGCTTATCTCAGCTGCATGTGATGCAGGTGCAAAGATCCTGAACATGACAAAATTTGATGATGCAGTGATACGAAATAACAAGATGGAAGGTGTTGTCATAAACTGGACAGCAATATCATCTCTTCCAAAACAAATTACCTGTGTTGACCCTATTTCTCTGGAATCTAAGATTGTGATCGATGCTACTGGTCATGATGCATGGGTGTGCAGAAGCCTGGAGAAGCGGGGTATTCTTAAGATAAAGGAATGCGGGCCAATGGATGCGAATACTTCTGAGGATTTGGTCGTTGAAAAAACAGGCGAGATCTATCCAGGGCTGCTTGTAACTGGAATGGCTGTCTCAGCTGTATACGGGATCCCGCGCATGGGCCCAACCTTCGGCGGCATGTTGGTTTCAGGGAAGAAGGTAGCCCAGTTAGCCAAAGAAAGAATAGTCGGCATAAGCAAAGATTCGCTTCAACCAGTGTCGATTAACTGA
- a CDS encoding rubrerythrin family protein, with translation MKLKGSKTEKNLLASFAGESQARNRYTYFASVAKKAGYEQIASIFLETAENEKEHAKRFFKLLQGGEVEIQASYPAGVIGDTSQNLEASAAGENMEWTKLYKDAEKTAREEGFNEIADQFKEIAEVEEEHEKRYRKLLKNIKDGTVFKKERIVKWKCRNCGYVHEGKEAPKECPACAHPQAHYELLCENY, from the coding sequence ATGAAGTTAAAAGGATCAAAGACAGAAAAAAATCTCCTGGCATCGTTCGCAGGGGAGTCGCAGGCAAGAAATCGGTACACCTATTTTGCGAGTGTTGCAAAAAAGGCAGGATACGAACAGATAGCATCAATATTTTTAGAAACAGCTGAAAACGAGAAAGAACATGCAAAGAGGTTTTTTAAGCTGCTTCAGGGCGGAGAAGTGGAGATCCAGGCATCATATCCAGCAGGAGTAATAGGTGATACTAGCCAGAACCTCGAAGCCTCAGCGGCTGGTGAAAATATGGAGTGGACAAAGCTCTACAAGGACGCGGAAAAGACAGCGCGCGAAGAAGGTTTTAACGAGATAGCGGATCAGTTCAAAGAGATAGCAGAGGTCGAGGAAGAGCATGAGAAAAGATATAGAAAACTACTGAAAAATATAAAAGATGGGACTGTATTTAAGAAAGAAAGAATAGTAAAATGGAAATGCCGAAATTGCGGCTATGTGCATGAGGGCAAAGAGGCGCCTAAGGAATGTCCTGCATGCGCTCATCCACAAGCGCATTACGAACTGCTCTGCGAGAATTACTGA
- the thiM gene encoding hydroxyethylthiazole kinase — MYSILQKVRTEKPLVHHLTNWVTIYDCANIVKVFGAAPVMAHAAEEVEDMASLASALVLNIGTLTPEFIESMKKAAKSANKKGIPVTLDVCGAGATKLRDEKCFELLDCARIDIIKGNASEVARIAGEEVQTKGVDSSEVEKDLIELAKHLAAKRNATVVITGKEDIVATKDKHIIVKNGCDMMAHVVGTGCMAASVIGAFSAVEKDLAKASAAGLACYEIAAELAYKDSAGPGTFKVKLFDHIYNLDKEKIEKLKRVE, encoded by the coding sequence ATCTATAGTATTTTGCAGAAAGTTAGGACGGAGAAGCCTTTGGTGCATCATCTTACGAATTGGGTCACGATTTATGATTGTGCTAACATCGTGAAGGTGTTTGGCGCTGCGCCTGTAATGGCTCATGCTGCGGAAGAGGTCGAGGATATGGCGTCTCTGGCGTCAGCGCTTGTGCTTAATATAGGTACATTGACACCTGAATTTATTGAATCAATGAAAAAGGCCGCGAAATCAGCGAATAAAAAAGGTATACCCGTTACACTGGATGTATGCGGCGCAGGCGCTACGAAATTAAGGGATGAAAAGTGTTTTGAGCTTCTGGATTGTGCAAGGATTGATATTATAAAAGGCAATGCCTCAGAGGTTGCCAGGATCGCAGGCGAAGAGGTCCAGACAAAGGGTGTAGATTCGAGTGAAGTTGAGAAAGATCTAATAGAGCTGGCAAAACATCTTGCAGCAAAAAGAAATGCCACAGTGGTTATAACAGGAAAAGAAGATATAGTAGCTACTAAAGATAAGCACATTATTGTAAAAAATGGCTGCGATATGATGGCGCATGTGGTAGGTACAGGATGCATGGCAGCGTCAGTCATAGGCGCGTTTAGTGCTGTTGAAAAAGATCTGGCTAAAGCGAGCGCAGCAGGCCTTGCGTGTTATGAGATCGCAGCAGAGCTTGCATACAAGGATAGCGCCGGCCCAGGCACATTTAAGGTAAAGCTATTCGATCATATTTATAATCTGGACAAAGAAAAAATAGAAAAACTAAAGAGGGTAGAATGA
- the thiE gene encoding thiamine phosphate synthase, whose translation MIKGYYFVTDAGLSKNGNRSDVKSAIEAGVSVVQYRSKTSKMEFLLEEIKTLKNICEGKALFIINDIVGAALSVDADGVHVGQGDMPYETARKLLGKTKTIGVTVHDLKEAVLAEKKGADYLGVSPIFSTTTKHDAGAPCGIELIKEIKKNCTVPVTAIGGITLDNVKEVVDAGADAVCAISAVLTKDDVKKEIEKFQALFN comes from the coding sequence ATGATAAAAGGTTATTATTTTGTAACAGATGCTGGTCTTAGTAAGAATGGTAACCGGAGTGATGTGAAAAGCGCTATTGAGGCTGGAGTGAGTGTTGTTCAATATAGAAGCAAAACGAGCAAGATGGAGTTTTTGCTTGAGGAAATAAAGACGCTTAAGAACATATGCGAGGGAAAGGCATTATTTATTATAAATGACATAGTGGGTGCTGCTCTATCAGTGGATGCAGATGGTGTGCATGTAGGCCAGGGCGATATGCCATACGAGACTGCTCGTAAGCTCTTGGGCAAGACAAAGACAATAGGCGTAACAGTGCATGATCTAAAAGAGGCAGTGCTGGCAGAGAAAAAAGGCGCTGACTATTTAGGCGTAAGTCCGATATTTTCAACCACGACAAAACATGATGCAGGCGCGCCTTGCGGTATTGAGCTCATAAAGGAGATAAAAAAGAACTGCACTGTACCTGTTACAGCAATAGGTGGCATTACCCTCGACAATGTAAAAGAGGTCGTGGATGCTGGAGCAGACGCAGTATGCGCGATTTCAGCAGTCCTGACAAAGGATGATGTAAAGAAGGAAATAGAGAAATTCCAGGCTCTATTTAACTAG
- a CDS encoding YHS domain-containing protein, with amino-acid sequence MKKLITLLVVVFVFFVSSSLAFAGCGACGAGSAKSGETGEAINTLCPVMEGEVSKDTQYKTEYNGKTIGFCCPGCIETFNSDPEKYMANIKKECMIKCPECGVDINVLEVCKKAGMSACCF; translated from the coding sequence ATGAAAAAACTCATAACGTTATTAGTGGTAGTGTTTGTGTTCTTTGTATCATCTAGCCTTGCGTTTGCAGGTTGTGGCGCGTGTGGCGCAGGATCTGCAAAATCCGGCGAAACAGGAGAAGCGATCAATACTCTTTGCCCTGTTATGGAAGGTGAAGTCAGCAAAGACACGCAGTATAAAACAGAATACAATGGAAAGACAATAGGATTCTGCTGCCCTGGCTGCATAGAGACTTTCAACAGCGACCCAGAAAAATACATGGCAAACATCAAGAAAGAATGCATGATCAAATGCCCTGAATGCGGCGTTGACATCAATGTTTTAGAAGTATGCAAAAAAGCCGGCATGAGCGCTTGCTGTTTTTAA
- a CDS encoding Rrf2 family transcriptional regulator: MNFIARDTDYAIRALVFMARSSKSDIITVDEIVKEERLPERFLRRILQELARKKVLRSHKGKRGGFSFQKSPSKIRLIDLIEIFQGKLDFTNCLLKGKICPNVKKCVLRKKLKGICLLVKQELEKITIASLLKE; encoded by the coding sequence ATGAATTTCATTGCAAGAGATACAGATTATGCGATACGGGCCCTAGTGTTCATGGCACGCTCATCTAAGAGTGACATTATAACAGTGGATGAGATTGTCAAAGAGGAGCGTCTGCCTGAGAGATTTTTAAGGAGAATACTTCAGGAGCTGGCAAGGAAAAAGGTGCTTCGCTCTCACAAGGGGAAAAGAGGCGGATTTTCTTTTCAAAAATCCCCAAGTAAAATACGACTGATAGATTTGATTGAAATCTTTCAAGGAAAACTGGATTTTACGAACTGCCTTTTAAAAGGCAAGATCTGTCCGAATGTAAAGAAGTGCGTCCTTAGAAAAAAATTAAAAGGCATTTGTCTCTTAGTAAAGCAAGAATTAGAAAAGATTACAATAGCATCTCTATTAAAGGAGTAA
- a CDS encoding rubredoxin: MDPNVLHNIGYGMYIVASNKGDSLNGQIANAVIQITSDPVTVAVSINKQNLTHEFIEKSSRFSVSILSEDTPLNFIGKFGFASGRKEDKFKGIKSKRLSSGCPVVVDYSLGYFDAKVVNKLDCGTHTLFLGEMLESEILKTGTPMTYAYYHQVKRGTTPKTAPTFIKGEGMATGGIKMQKYRCEVCNYIYDPAAGDPDNGVQPGTPFEKLPDNWVCPICGATKDQFVKEG, from the coding sequence ATGGATCCAAATGTTCTGCATAATATTGGCTATGGCATGTACATCGTTGCTTCAAATAAAGGCGATTCTTTAAATGGTCAGATCGCGAATGCTGTCATTCAGATAACAAGTGACCCTGTAACTGTTGCAGTAAGCATTAATAAGCAGAATCTGACGCATGAATTTATAGAAAAAAGCAGCAGATTCAGCGTCTCTATATTGTCAGAAGATACACCGCTTAATTTCATAGGCAAGTTTGGTTTTGCCTCAGGTAGGAAAGAAGATAAGTTTAAGGGGATCAAGTCTAAAAGGCTTTCTTCTGGATGTCCAGTAGTTGTGGATTATTCACTTGGCTATTTTGATGCAAAAGTAGTAAATAAGCTTGATTGTGGCACGCATACGCTTTTTTTAGGAGAGATGTTAGAATCTGAGATTTTGAAAACAGGTACTCCTATGACATATGCTTATTATCACCAGGTAAAACGCGGCACAACACCAAAGACAGCGCCTACCTTTATTAAAGGAGAAGGCATGGCTACAGGAGGTATCAAGATGCAGAAATATCGATGTGAAGTCTGTAATTATATCTATGATCCAGCAGCAGGTGATCCAGATAACGGAGTCCAGCCAGGCACGCCATTTGAAAAGTTACCAGATAACTGGGTCTGCCCAATCTGCGGCGCCACCAAAGACCAATTCGTAAAGGAAGGATGA
- a CDS encoding thioredoxin family protein: protein MKIEILGMGCQRCNMLYNNAQEAAKRKGVEIEIIKVEDMDKITDYGVMMTPAIVIDGKVKASGKISSPEEIIKWIS from the coding sequence ATGAAAATAGAGATATTAGGAATGGGTTGCCAGAGATGTAATATGCTTTATAACAATGCGCAAGAGGCCGCTAAAAGAAAAGGCGTTGAAATCGAGATAATCAAAGTAGAGGACATGGATAAAATAACCGACTATGGCGTTATGATGACTCCCGCGATAGTCATCGACGGCAAGGTAAAGGCATCAGGGAAGATATCCTCCCCTGAGGAGATAATTAAATGGATTTCTTAA
- a CDS encoding aromatic aminobenezylarsenical efflux permease ArsG family transporter: MIIVLFSAFWFGILTSISPCPLATNIAAVSFLSKQASDPKFVLRAGLAYTFGRMFAYFVLGSIIITSLVNIPSLANFLQRYMNKILGPLLILVGLFLLDVIRFSVPNISISQEKQKYLAQSGMRGAFLLGVIFALSFCPLSAALFFGSLIPLSLSHKYGIILPFLYGIGTGLPVVFFAVIIALGVKSFLRWFERFSKLELYARKATGSIFIAVGCYYIWSYLLKF, from the coding sequence ATGATCATAGTATTGTTTTCAGCATTCTGGTTCGGCATCCTTACCTCAATAAGCCCCTGTCCATTAGCGACCAATATTGCCGCTGTGTCGTTTTTATCCAAACAGGCATCAGATCCAAAGTTTGTATTGCGGGCAGGACTCGCGTATACATTTGGCCGCATGTTCGCTTATTTTGTTTTAGGAAGCATTATCATCACATCCCTGGTTAATATCCCTTCTCTTGCCAATTTCCTGCAGAGATATATGAATAAAATATTGGGCCCTCTCTTGATCCTCGTAGGGCTGTTTTTGCTGGATGTCATCAGGTTTAGCGTGCCTAATATTTCTATTTCTCAGGAAAAACAGAAATATCTGGCGCAGTCGGGTATGAGAGGCGCGTTTTTACTTGGTGTTATTTTCGCGCTGTCATTTTGTCCGCTCTCCGCGGCGTTATTTTTTGGCAGTTTGATCCCGCTATCACTGAGTCATAAATATGGGATTATCCTTCCTTTTCTATACGGCATTGGCACAGGCTTACCGGTTGTTTTTTTCGCCGTGATCATCGCATTAGGGGTCAAATCGTTCTTGCGATGGTTCGAGCGTTTTTCAAAGCTCGAGTTATATGCGAGGAAGGCGACAGGGTCGATATTTATAGCTGTAGGTTGTTATTATATATGGAGTTATCTTTTAAAATTTTAG
- the hcp gene encoding hydroxylamine reductase, whose product MFCYQCEQTAGGSGCTKMGVCGKNEDIQSLQDILLFGLKGIAAYAYHARELGAKDGTVDAFMHEALFKTVTNVSFDLNQYLEMVLKCGEINLKVMELLDKAHTDRFGNPVPTEVETGTKKGPGILITGHDLLDLYELLKQTQGTGINVYTHSEMLPAHGYPELKKFTHLVGNFGSAWQDQKKEFKEFPGAILATTNCVLIPPKDTYQDRLFTIGITGVTGANHIKDRKDFSKLIEKAKSLPALPEAPGKKIMTGFHHTAVLGLAEKIVGAVKSGKIKHFFLIGGCDGAKPGRNYYTEFAESVPKDSVILTLACGKYRFNKLDFGDIDGIPRLLDVGQCNNAYSAVQIVAALAKAFNTDVNGLPLTLVLSWFEQKAVAILLSLLYLGIKGMYIGPTPPAFISKNVFEVLQKNFDLKLIGEPQKDLKEALERYGSKCSA is encoded by the coding sequence ATGTTTTGCTATCAATGTGAACAAACAGCAGGCGGAAGCGGATGTACAAAGATGGGCGTGTGTGGAAAGAATGAGGATATACAGAGTCTTCAGGATATATTGCTTTTTGGCCTCAAGGGCATAGCAGCTTACGCGTATCACGCAAGGGAATTAGGCGCAAAAGACGGGACTGTTGATGCATTCATGCACGAGGCATTGTTTAAGACAGTGACGAACGTGAGCTTTGATTTGAACCAGTATCTTGAGATGGTTCTGAAGTGCGGAGAAATAAATCTTAAGGTGATGGAACTTCTCGATAAGGCGCACACAGATAGATTTGGAAATCCCGTGCCTACAGAGGTTGAGACAGGGACAAAAAAGGGCCCCGGTATACTTATTACAGGTCATGACCTTTTGGATCTTTATGAGCTTTTAAAACAAACACAAGGAACCGGGATCAATGTCTATACTCACAGCGAAATGCTTCCTGCACATGGCTACCCTGAATTAAAGAAATTCACGCACCTGGTCGGTAATTTTGGCAGCGCATGGCAGGACCAGAAAAAAGAATTCAAGGAATTTCCAGGAGCGATTCTGGCTACTACGAATTGTGTGTTGATCCCGCCCAAAGATACTTATCAGGACAGGCTCTTTACTATAGGTATTACTGGAGTCACTGGCGCTAATCATATAAAAGACAGAAAAGACTTCAGTAAGTTAATAGAAAAAGCAAAGTCTTTACCCGCACTACCTGAGGCGCCTGGTAAAAAGATCATGACTGGTTTTCACCACACAGCAGTGCTTGGTCTGGCAGAAAAGATAGTAGGAGCTGTCAAATCTGGGAAGATAAAACATTTCTTTTTAATCGGCGGATGCGATGGAGCAAAACCAGGACGCAACTATTACACAGAATTTGCTGAATCAGTACCTAAGGATTCTGTAATCCTTACTCTGGCGTGCGGAAAATATCGTTTTAATAAACTAGATTTTGGAGACATAGACGGTATCCCACGACTCCTGGACGTAGGTCAGTGTAATAATGCCTATTCTGCAGTACAGATAGTAGCTGCATTAGCAAAGGCATTTAATACTGATGTAAATGGCTTGCCATTGACGCTGGTGCTTTCCTGGTTTGAGCAAAAAGCAGTTGCAATACTTTTATCTTTATTGTATCTTGGTATAAAAGGTATGTATATTGGGCCAACACCCCCTGCCTTTATTTCCAAGAATGTATTTGAGGTGCTTCAGAAAAATTTTGATCTAAAATTGATTGGCGAACCCCAGAAAGATTTAAAGGAGGCATTAGAGAGATATGGATCCAAATGTTCTGCATAA
- a CDS encoding phosphohydrolase, with protein sequence MSFFDGCPGSKRIKEPFPENIKCKCGKEVEIWSDEADTTCPHCKKKVSRDMPQSCLDWCSMAKDCIGPEKYKKYKKRKQKEG encoded by the coding sequence GTGAGTTTTTTTGACGGATGCCCGGGTTCTAAAAGAATCAAAGAGCCTTTTCCTGAGAATATAAAATGCAAGTGCGGAAAAGAGGTAGAGATCTGGTCAGATGAAGCGGATACTACTTGTCCGCATTGCAAAAAAAAGGTCTCAAGAGATATGCCGCAATCATGCCTTGACTGGTGCAGCATGGCAAAAGATTGTATAGGCCCAGAGAAGTATAAAAAATATAAAAAACGAAAACAAAAGGAGGGCTAA
- the tatC gene encoding twin-arginine translocase subunit TatC produces MPGKRLNFIGHLEELRRTIMKSVIFMIVASIFVYTFTDKIFSHLVRPLDGTLVFIAPQEAFITNIKIALFGGLYFSSPFILYQVWDFISAGLKKRERRYASLYVFFSFIFFVIGSYFGYFLIVPIGIKFLMSFGTVNVIPMISVGKYVSFVCMLTLVFGLVFQLPLIILLLTKTGIVKPQTLAKNRKYAILIIFIIGAILTPPDVITQCLMAIPLIVLYELSIFLSKISSKKA; encoded by the coding sequence ATGCCAGGCAAGAGACTTAATTTTATCGGCCACCTGGAAGAATTGAGACGTACGATCATGAAATCAGTTATTTTTATGATTGTCGCGTCTATATTTGTCTATACCTTTACAGATAAGATTTTCTCGCATTTAGTCAGGCCCCTGGACGGTACGCTTGTATTTATTGCGCCACAGGAGGCGTTTATTACCAATATAAAGATCGCGCTTTTTGGAGGGCTGTATTTTTCCTCGCCATTTATACTCTATCAGGTCTGGGATTTTATATCAGCAGGCTTAAAAAAGAGGGAAAGAAGATACGCCTCTTTATATGTATTTTTTTCATTTATATTTTTTGTAATAGGCAGCTACTTCGGGTATTTTTTGATTGTGCCCATAGGGATAAAGTTTCTTATGAGTTTTGGCACAGTAAATGTTATCCCTATGATAAGCGTAGGCAAGTATGTGTCTTTTGTATGCATGCTTACGCTGGTATTTGGCCTGGTCTTTCAGCTTCCTTTAATAATACTGTTACTTACAAAGACAGGTATTGTAAAACCACAGACCCTGGCAAAGAACAGGAAGTATGCTATCTTGATAATCTTTATAATAGGCGCAATTCTTACCCCACCTGATGTAATCACGCAATGCCTTATGGCTATACCTTTAATAGTGCTTTATGAGCTGAGCATCTTCCTTTCAAAGATTTCTTCAAAAAAGGCTTGA
- a CDS encoding Spy/CpxP family protein refolding chaperone → MRKVLLVLVCLSLLVPSVYAEHGKMKGCHGDLSGKFYKKAMMIIKNQEELGLTDEQVEKIKDLKISTKKDLIRKKAEIDILALDIKASMWEDTIDLNAVNVLIDKKYEIKKEKAKALVAACAVLKSTLTADQKKKMKSLCSKGKMGKTGMMGKK, encoded by the coding sequence ATGAGGAAGGTATTGTTAGTTTTAGTGTGTCTCAGTCTTTTGGTGCCGAGTGTGTATGCAGAGCATGGGAAGATGAAAGGCTGTCATGGTGACCTTAGTGGGAAATTCTATAAAAAGGCCATGATGATTATCAAGAACCAGGAGGAGTTAGGTCTTACAGATGAGCAGGTAGAAAAGATAAAAGACCTGAAGATCAGCACCAAGAAGGATTTGATCAGGAAAAAGGCTGAGATCGACATACTTGCGCTTGATATAAAGGCAAGCATGTGGGAGGATACGATCGATCTGAACGCAGTAAACGTTCTTATCGACAAGAAATACGAGATTAAGAAAGAAAAAGCAAAAGCCCTGGTAGCAGCATGCGCAGTGCTTAAAAGCACCCTTACTGCAGATCAGAAGAAGAAAATGAAGTCTCTTTGCAGCAAAGGCAAGATGGGCAAGACTGGCATGATGGGCAAGAAATAA
- a CDS encoding 4Fe-4S binding protein, whose protein sequence is MAKRKIVKIDEEKCTGCGLCIPNCAEGALQIIDGKAKLVKEIYCDGLGACLGHCPEDAITIEERESAGFDEKATKKHLEELEKREKKELPCGCPGTAVKTLSKGQGTPYENQRFRTGQARDKRQGRVKSEPELGNWPIQLMLVPVEAPYLKEADLVIAADCVAFSYPDFHQDFLRDKVLLIGCPKLDAATIYEEKLAELFKLNNIKSITVLHMEVPCCFGLIQIVKEALRLSGKKIPLEKVIVGIKGDIKEA, encoded by the coding sequence ATGGCAAAAAGGAAAATCGTAAAAATAGACGAAGAAAAATGCACGGGCTGCGGACTTTGTATCCCTAATTGCGCAGAAGGCGCGCTTCAGATAATAGATGGAAAGGCAAAGCTCGTGAAAGAGATCTACTGCGATGGTCTGGGCGCGTGTCTTGGGCATTGTCCTGAAGATGCTATAACTATAGAGGAAAGAGAGTCAGCTGGTTTTGATGAGAAGGCTACAAAGAAGCATTTGGAGGAGCTTGAGAAGCGCGAGAAGAAAGAATTACCCTGTGGTTGTCCTGGAACAGCAGTGAAAACGCTTAGTAAGGGACAAGGGACCCCATACGAAAATCAAAGATTTCGTACGGGGCAGGCAAGGGACAAGAGACAAGGGAGGGTCAAGAGCGAGCCTGAATTAGGAAATTGGCCTATACAGCTCATGCTTGTGCCTGTGGAAGCGCCTTATTTAAAGGAAGCGGATCTGGTTATAGCTGCGGATTGTGTGGCGTTTTCATATCCTGATTTTCACCAGGATTTCCTGAGGGACAAGGTGCTTCTTATTGGTTGTCCGAAGCTTGATGCGGCTACTATATATGAAGAAAAACTGGCAGAACTTTTTAAATTGAATAATATCAAAAGCATCACGGTTCTTCACATGGAGGTACCGTGTTGTTTTGGCTTGATTCAGATCGTCAAAGAGGCCTTGCGACTATCTGGCAAAAAGATTCCTTTAGAGAAAGTGATTGTGGGGATCAAAGGCGATATAAAGGAGGCATAG